A region of Subtercola boreus DNA encodes the following proteins:
- a CDS encoding GNAT family N-acetyltransferase, with protein sequence MAELRADVMRPDLERLGRYDEHRVRQRFLDAFVPGHTRVILVGGREVGLVAVRPEPDALWIEHFYLAPSPQGRGIGAQVLAKILTEGDGTRPFRLNVLQGSPARRLYERHGFVLDHDDAIDVYLEAPPRPIAVTGCPGPTRHTGWGPGSAV encoded by the coding sequence ATGGCCGAGCTGCGGGCCGACGTGATGCGGCCCGACCTGGAACGGCTCGGCAGGTACGACGAGCACCGCGTGAGGCAGCGGTTCCTCGACGCGTTCGTGCCCGGGCACACGCGCGTCATCCTGGTCGGAGGCCGTGAGGTCGGGCTTGTGGCGGTGCGTCCCGAACCGGATGCCCTGTGGATCGAACACTTCTACCTCGCCCCCTCGCCCCAGGGCCGCGGCATCGGAGCGCAGGTGCTGGCGAAGATCCTGACCGAGGGCGACGGCACGAGACCCTTCCGCCTGAATGTGCTGCAGGGCAGCCCTGCGCGCCGCCTCTATGAGCGCCACGGGTTCGTGCTCGACCACGACGATGCCATCGACGTGTACCTGGAGGCGCCGCCGCGGCCGATCGCGGTCACCGGGTGTCCCGGCCCGACCCGTCACACAGGGTGGGGCCCCGGATCGGCTGTCTAG
- a CDS encoding LuxR C-terminal-related transcriptional regulator has product MGPSGIRLAIVDDHRMLLTALSEWIRGAATDIELVAAVSSWPDLLAHPQFPVDVVLLDLDLRDNLPISVKLRALGTVGARAVVMSTYSEPGVVREALASGALGYIVKSERAETIVLAVRAAHSGSTFLSPRLAAQLETTVDASLLSAQERRIMALYSSGDSAKRIAAALFISEETAKSHLKRIRRKYRLAGIDVSTKVALREEAIRSGIIAPGERGERSDPRRAAPR; this is encoded by the coding sequence ATGGGACCTTCTGGAATCCGACTCGCCATCGTCGATGACCATCGGATGCTCCTGACTGCCCTGAGCGAGTGGATCAGGGGTGCCGCCACCGACATCGAGCTCGTCGCCGCGGTGAGCTCGTGGCCAGACCTGCTGGCGCATCCGCAGTTCCCGGTGGATGTCGTGCTGCTCGACCTCGACCTCCGCGACAACCTGCCGATCTCGGTGAAGCTGCGGGCTCTCGGCACGGTCGGGGCCCGAGCAGTGGTGATGAGCACGTACTCCGAGCCGGGGGTGGTGCGGGAGGCGCTCGCATCCGGCGCGCTCGGCTACATCGTGAAGAGCGAACGGGCCGAGACCATCGTGCTCGCGGTGCGGGCCGCCCATTCGGGCAGCACCTTCCTCTCCCCCCGGCTGGCGGCCCAGCTCGAGACAACAGTTGATGCCTCGCTCCTGTCGGCGCAGGAACGGCGGATCATGGCCCTCTACAGTTCGGGCGACTCGGCGAAGCGCATTGCAGCGGCGCTCTTCATCAGTGAGGAGACGGCGAAGTCCCATCTGAAGCGCATCCGCCGGAAGTACCGGCTGGCGGGCATCGATGTCAGCACGAAGGTGGCTCTCCGCGAGGAGGCGATCCGGAGCGGCATCATCGCGCCGGGCGAGCGGGGCGAACGCAGCGACCCGCGCCGCGCCGCGCCGCGCTGA
- the sufU gene encoding Fe-S cluster assembly sulfur transfer protein SufU, with amino-acid sequence MSSGELQGLYQQVILDHAREKHGFGLLAGEAAHSHQVNPTCGDEITLQVHLAADGSVGKLAWEGQGCSISQASASLLSDLAPGVDVAGMRERIDSFRTAMRSKGQIEPDEELLGDAVVLGGTSRYIARVKCAMLAWVALEDALLQLPSAAGARA; translated from the coding sequence ATGAGCTCGGGCGAACTGCAGGGGCTCTATCAGCAGGTCATCCTCGACCATGCGCGGGAGAAGCACGGCTTCGGGCTGCTTGCGGGCGAGGCCGCCCACTCCCACCAGGTGAACCCGACCTGCGGCGACGAGATCACCCTGCAGGTGCACCTCGCCGCCGACGGCTCCGTCGGGAAACTGGCCTGGGAGGGTCAGGGCTGTTCGATCTCGCAGGCCTCGGCCTCGCTGCTCTCCGACCTCGCGCCCGGAGTGGATGTGGCGGGGATGCGTGAGCGGATCGACTCGTTCCGCACCGCGATGCGCTCCAAGGGGCAGATCGAGCCCGACGAGGAGCTGCTCGGTGACGCCGTCGTGCTCGGCGGAACCTCGCGCTACATCGCCCGCGTGAAGTGCGCGATGCTCGCCTGGGTCGCCCTCGAGGACGCCCTGCTGCAGCTCCCGTCGGCCGCCGGCGCCCGCGCGTAA
- a CDS encoding DMT family transporter yields the protein MTDLLNRFRVDLLLLLVAASWGSTYLAAKELVTPGSVVALLAVRMLLAAGVMAVVVAGRRRRVTAAEVRVGVVLGMLLAAVFAFETFGIAHTSATNAGLIISLTIVFTPLLDSAVSGRRLPGRFFLAAVIAVVGVSLLAGNGALRPPSAGDLLVLVAAIIRAVHVTSMSKLTAGRTMDSLHLTTVQVATCAALFSAASLFAGDSVPQFLARLDPARSVLLLYLVLVCTVFAFFVQTWAVRRTSPSRVSLLLGTEPIWAALIGITLAHDILTPAGYAGIALILAGTAWGRSIEQRHRAAHPRIGGLTAIPRR from the coding sequence GTGACCGATCTTCTGAACCGCTTCCGCGTCGACCTCTTGCTGCTCCTCGTCGCGGCATCGTGGGGTTCGACCTACCTCGCGGCCAAGGAGCTGGTCACGCCGGGTTCCGTTGTGGCGTTGCTCGCGGTGCGCATGCTGCTCGCCGCCGGGGTCATGGCGGTCGTCGTGGCCGGTCGGCGCCGTCGGGTCACTGCCGCCGAGGTGCGTGTCGGTGTGGTGCTCGGGATGCTGCTCGCCGCGGTGTTCGCCTTCGAGACGTTCGGCATCGCCCACACCTCGGCCACCAATGCCGGGCTCATCATCAGCCTGACGATCGTGTTCACGCCCCTCCTCGACTCCGCCGTCTCCGGTCGGCGCCTGCCCGGGAGGTTCTTCCTCGCCGCCGTCATCGCTGTCGTCGGAGTGTCGCTGCTCGCCGGGAACGGCGCGCTTCGCCCGCCCAGCGCCGGAGACCTGCTCGTGCTCGTGGCGGCGATCATCCGGGCTGTGCACGTCACCTCGATGTCGAAGCTCACCGCCGGCCGCACGATGGACTCGCTGCACCTCACGACCGTGCAAGTCGCCACCTGCGCTGCACTCTTCTCCGCAGCATCCCTGTTCGCCGGCGACTCGGTACCGCAGTTCCTCGCGCGGCTCGACCCCGCGCGGAGCGTGCTGCTCCTCTACCTCGTGCTCGTCTGCACCGTGTTCGCCTTCTTCGTGCAGACCTGGGCCGTGCGGCGCACCTCTCCGTCGAGGGTCAGCCTCCTGCTCGGCACCGAACCGATCTGGGCCGCCCTCATCGGGATCACGCTCGCCCACGACATCCTGACCCCCGCAGGGTACGCCGGCATCGCGCTCATCCTCGCCGGCACGGCGTGGGGCCGCTCGATCGAGCAGCGCCACCGCGCCGCGCATCCCCGAATCGGCGGCCTCACCGCGATCCCCCGCAGATAG
- a CDS encoding sensor histidine kinase, with product MTTRSRAEGQPGSVGSQTAPGRFRLGAACARGFGVVFCLSAMLNLAVPELSRVAAFAPALIGLVIMVGGFILVDSRWSVLWAAVTYVVGLGTLATFLLPGARVDSAATVASVTALASTAIPSLLVAVADRRSLPYVAIASLPPVLVLAVIVTAPFGRTPFVAIAIVGGWIAMSFAGLWLARSVKRAETGLEQLQEGYAAERRSTETEAERRYGARVLHDTVLATLTVIAHSGVGVPPRAIREQAASDSALLAQLRTAGTFTASPSGPPDPSLPGAADDLHRTVDRWSASHDFTVTWHGDDRVAASPTQLDALTRAVAQCLENVRRHSGEVSAEVTISQDDRLVRAVVTDTGSGFERALVPEGRLGLAESIEARIAAVGGVARVFSSPGHGTTVLLEIPR from the coding sequence GTGACGACACGTTCCCGGGCAGAGGGCCAGCCGGGTTCCGTGGGATCGCAGACAGCCCCGGGGCGCTTCCGGCTCGGTGCCGCCTGCGCCCGGGGATTCGGGGTCGTGTTCTGCCTCTCCGCGATGCTCAATCTTGCGGTACCGGAGCTGAGCCGCGTGGCCGCGTTCGCCCCGGCACTCATCGGGCTCGTCATCATGGTCGGCGGTTTCATCCTCGTGGACAGCCGCTGGAGTGTGCTCTGGGCAGCGGTCACCTACGTTGTCGGTCTGGGCACGCTGGCCACCTTCCTGCTCCCGGGGGCCCGGGTCGACTCTGCCGCGACCGTCGCGTCGGTGACGGCTCTGGCATCGACGGCCATTCCGTCTCTGCTGGTCGCGGTCGCCGACCGGCGGTCTCTCCCCTACGTCGCCATCGCCTCCCTGCCGCCCGTCCTGGTGCTGGCGGTGATCGTGACCGCGCCCTTCGGCCGCACCCCGTTCGTCGCCATCGCCATCGTCGGCGGCTGGATCGCGATGAGCTTCGCCGGGCTCTGGCTCGCTCGGAGCGTGAAGCGCGCGGAGACAGGTCTCGAACAGCTGCAGGAGGGGTACGCGGCCGAACGACGCTCCACCGAGACTGAGGCAGAACGGCGTTACGGCGCCCGGGTGCTGCACGACACCGTGCTCGCGACCCTGACCGTGATCGCCCACTCGGGCGTCGGGGTGCCCCCGCGGGCGATCCGGGAACAGGCGGCCTCCGACAGCGCCCTGCTCGCTCAGCTCCGTACGGCCGGCACGTTCACCGCGTCGCCCTCGGGTCCTCCCGACCCGTCCCTGCCGGGTGCGGCCGATGACCTCCACCGCACGGTCGACAGATGGAGCGCGTCGCACGACTTCACCGTCACCTGGCACGGTGACGACCGGGTGGCAGCCTCGCCCACCCAGCTCGACGCACTGACACGAGCCGTCGCCCAGTGCCTCGAGAATGTGCGTCGCCATTCGGGCGAGGTCTCCGCCGAGGTCACCATCAGCCAGGATGACCGACTGGTGCGTGCCGTCGTGACAGACACCGGTTCCGGGTTCGAACGGGCTCTCGTGCCAGAAGGCCGTCTCGGGCTGGCCGAGTCGATCGAAGCCAGGATCGCCGCCGTCGGCGGAGTCGCCCGGGTGTTCTCCTCGCCCGGCCACGGCACGACCGTGCTGCTGGAGATACCGCGATGA
- a CDS encoding esterase/lipase family protein, which produces MTRLARARRTLAEARWWALDYVYAAEWQARAVLSRAEPGRYLGGELRPVLVIPGIFETWQFMRPMIEALHSAGHPVHVVTALQNNRVPLDEAARIVAAHLTERDLADVVIVAHSKGGLVGKSVMLQGPAAARIDGMVAVAAPFGGSRYARFLPLRSLRAFRASDAGLSALARDLRVNARILSVFGVFDPHIPEGSALAGAENLRLDTGGHFRVLADPRTVAAVLERAAR; this is translated from the coding sequence GTGACACGGCTGGCCCGCGCCAGGCGGACGCTCGCCGAGGCGCGCTGGTGGGCGCTCGACTACGTCTATGCCGCCGAGTGGCAGGCGCGAGCGGTCCTCTCGCGGGCGGAACCCGGCCGATACCTGGGCGGGGAGCTCCGACCGGTGCTGGTCATCCCGGGCATCTTCGAGACGTGGCAATTCATGCGACCGATGATCGAGGCGCTGCATTCCGCCGGGCATCCCGTGCACGTCGTCACGGCGTTGCAGAACAACAGGGTTCCGTTGGACGAGGCAGCGCGCATCGTTGCCGCCCACCTCACCGAACGCGACCTCGCGGACGTTGTCATCGTGGCGCACAGCAAGGGCGGCCTGGTCGGGAAGTCCGTGATGCTGCAGGGGCCGGCCGCCGCGCGCATCGACGGGATGGTCGCCGTGGCGGCACCGTTCGGCGGCTCGCGGTACGCCCGGTTCCTGCCGTTGCGGTCGCTCCGTGCGTTCCGGGCATCGGATGCCGGACTCTCCGCCCTCGCGCGGGACCTCCGTGTGAACGCGCGGATCCTCTCCGTGTTCGGCGTGTTCGACCCGCACATCCCTGAGGGCAGCGCGCTGGCCGGGGCTGAGAACCTGCGGCTGGACACAGGCGGCCACTTCCGCGTGCTGGCCGACCCGCGGACGGTCGCGGCAGTGCTGGAGCGCGCTGCGCGCTGA
- a CDS encoding LysR family transcriptional regulator, with protein sequence MELGQLRALRELGDRGSIAAVAAALHVSPSSVSQQISALQRHSPAPLTFRNGRRTALTDAGRALAAAAIDVEVALERAGQAVARFQGDPSGTVSVAAFHSAALAVFGRLILAAQGPGRPQVRLSDFDVAQEEFPALTSDHDLVIAHRLVGSPPWPSSVRVEPLLFEPLDIAMRADHPLASHPVIEPADLRDESWVAVHEGFPLEQAITVIAGVSGSEPRILHRINEFLVAATVVTASGSIALMPRYTTDLATHPDLVLRPLAHPGLGRHIDCLARPETLERAAVSTVLAHLRTIASGLTEPPRQTHRST encoded by the coding sequence ATGGAACTGGGCCAGCTGCGTGCGCTGCGTGAGTTGGGCGACCGGGGCAGTATCGCGGCCGTCGCCGCGGCACTGCACGTCTCACCGTCGTCGGTCTCGCAGCAGATCAGCGCCCTGCAGCGCCACTCCCCCGCCCCGCTGACGTTCAGGAACGGGCGGCGAACCGCCCTCACCGACGCCGGTCGCGCACTGGCTGCCGCGGCGATCGACGTCGAAGTGGCGCTCGAACGTGCGGGCCAGGCGGTGGCACGCTTCCAGGGTGACCCCTCGGGCACGGTGTCGGTGGCGGCCTTCCACAGCGCGGCTCTGGCGGTCTTCGGCCGGCTGATCCTCGCTGCGCAGGGCCCCGGCCGCCCGCAGGTGAGGCTCAGCGATTTCGACGTGGCCCAGGAGGAGTTCCCAGCCCTCACGTCAGACCACGATCTCGTGATCGCGCACCGGCTGGTCGGCAGCCCGCCCTGGCCGTCGTCGGTGCGGGTGGAACCACTGCTGTTCGAGCCCCTCGACATCGCGATGCGCGCCGACCATCCTCTGGCTTCCCATCCCGTGATCGAGCCCGCCGACCTGCGGGACGAGAGCTGGGTGGCGGTGCACGAGGGCTTCCCTCTCGAGCAGGCCATCACGGTGATTGCGGGCGTCAGCGGAAGCGAGCCGCGCATCCTGCACCGGATCAACGAGTTCCTCGTCGCCGCCACCGTCGTCACCGCGAGCGGCTCGATCGCCCTGATGCCCCGCTACACGACCGACCTCGCCACGCACCCCGACCTGGTGCTCCGCCCGCTCGCCCACCCCGGCCTCGGCCGCCACATCGACTGCCTCGCACGCCCGGAGACCCTCGAGCGCGCCGCGGTCAGCACCGTGCTCGCGCACCTCAGAACCATCGCGTCGGGCCTCACCGAGCCCCCGCGCCAGACCCACCGCAGCACGTGA
- a CDS encoding cysteine desulfurase: MTTTPATPDTARATSAAAPHAAATIAAPFTPAELDVLRADFPILGERVNGHPLVYLDSGATSQKPLAVLDAERDYYLHRNSAVHRGAHTLAAEATELFEDARHAVARFVGADDEEIVWTSNATEAINLVSYAMSNASVGRGGRAAERFALRPGDEIVVTEMEHHANLLPWQELAARTGATLRFIPVGDDGTLRLDLAPGIIGDRTKVLAFTHVSNVLGTINPVEELVALAHAVGALVLLDACQSAPHLPLDLHALGVDFAAFSGHKMLAPTGIGVLYGRRELLDALPPFLTGGSMITSVTMEGAEYLPAPQRFEAGTQRVSQAIALGAAVGYLEAVGIDRIEAHEALLGQRLVAGLTAIDGVTVLGPAAGRQRVGLASFEVAGIHSHDVGQFLDDRGIAVRVGHHCAQPLHRRFGVTASTRASAYLYNTESEVDEFLAGVTDAITFFAPLSSAQDARA, from the coding sequence ATGACCACCACGCCCGCCACACCCGACACCGCACGAGCCACAAGCGCAGCGGCCCCGCACGCAGCGGCCACCATCGCCGCACCCTTCACCCCCGCAGAGCTCGACGTGCTGCGTGCCGACTTCCCGATCCTCGGCGAACGTGTCAACGGGCATCCACTCGTCTACCTCGACTCGGGCGCGACTTCGCAGAAACCACTCGCCGTGCTCGACGCCGAGCGCGACTACTACCTGCACCGGAACTCCGCCGTGCACCGCGGCGCCCACACGCTCGCCGCCGAAGCCACCGAGCTGTTCGAGGATGCCCGGCACGCCGTCGCGCGGTTCGTCGGAGCCGACGACGAGGAGATCGTCTGGACCTCCAACGCCACCGAAGCCATCAACCTCGTCTCCTACGCGATGTCGAACGCCAGCGTGGGGCGCGGCGGGCGGGCGGCCGAGCGGTTCGCGCTCCGTCCGGGCGACGAGATCGTCGTCACCGAGATGGAGCACCACGCGAACCTCCTCCCCTGGCAGGAGCTCGCGGCGCGCACGGGAGCGACGCTGAGGTTCATCCCCGTCGGCGACGACGGCACGCTGCGCCTCGACCTCGCCCCGGGCATCATCGGCGACCGAACGAAAGTCCTGGCCTTCACGCACGTGTCGAATGTGCTCGGAACCATCAATCCCGTCGAAGAACTCGTCGCTCTGGCCCACGCGGTCGGTGCACTCGTGCTGCTGGACGCCTGCCAGTCGGCCCCGCACCTGCCGCTCGACCTCCATGCGCTCGGCGTCGACTTCGCCGCATTCTCGGGCCACAAGATGCTCGCACCGACGGGCATCGGCGTGCTCTACGGCCGCCGCGAGCTGCTGGATGCTCTCCCGCCGTTCCTCACCGGCGGGTCGATGATCACCTCCGTCACGATGGAGGGCGCCGAATACCTGCCCGCCCCGCAACGTTTCGAGGCCGGCACCCAGCGCGTCTCGCAGGCCATCGCGCTCGGCGCCGCGGTCGGCTACCTCGAGGCGGTGGGCATCGATCGCATCGAAGCGCACGAGGCGCTCCTCGGCCAGCGGCTCGTCGCCGGGCTCACCGCGATCGACGGCGTCACCGTGCTGGGCCCTGCCGCCGGCCGCCAACGGGTGGGGCTGGCGAGCTTCGAGGTGGCGGGCATCCACTCGCACGATGTCGGCCAGTTCCTGGATGACCGGGGCATCGCCGTGCGCGTCGGACACCACTGCGCGCAGCCCTTGCACCGCCGCTTCGGGGTGACGGCCTCGACCCGCGCGAGCGCGTACCTCTACAACACCGAGTCGGAGGTGGACGAGTTCCTCGCCGGCGTCACGGACGCCATCACGTTCTTCGCGCCGCTCTCCTCGGCCCAGGATGCTCGCGCATGA
- a CDS encoding LysR family transcriptional regulator ArgP, which yields MTGFARDQLETLVVLVDEGTFEATAGRLHITASAVSQRVKAMEQRAGQILVERSNPVRTTPAGDVVLRLARQVQLVETEALTELGQAGVGEGTARPVIPIAVNADSLATWFLPALAAAAERLDVVFDVRRDDQGYTTAMLRSGSVMAAVTSTPEPVQGCSVTPLGVMRYRAVASPSFLARFRGDGGLASWLPTAPHLDFDRRDDLQQGFLRQLVPDAPALPAPRHYVPTSADFARAIVAGLGWGMLPEQQCGAELGRGDLEELAPHLPADVPLFWQRWNLASTLLDGLTVAVRRAAATSLRAA from the coding sequence ATGACGGGATTCGCGCGCGACCAACTCGAGACCCTCGTCGTGCTGGTCGACGAGGGCACGTTCGAGGCCACGGCGGGCCGGCTGCACATCACCGCCTCTGCCGTCTCCCAGCGGGTCAAGGCGATGGAGCAGCGCGCGGGCCAGATCCTCGTCGAACGGAGCAATCCGGTGCGAACGACGCCGGCGGGCGACGTGGTGCTGCGCCTCGCGCGCCAGGTGCAGCTGGTCGAGACCGAGGCCCTCACCGAACTCGGGCAGGCGGGGGTGGGTGAGGGAACGGCGAGGCCGGTCATCCCGATCGCGGTGAACGCCGACAGCCTCGCCACCTGGTTCCTCCCGGCGCTCGCCGCGGCCGCAGAGCGCCTCGATGTCGTCTTCGACGTGCGGCGTGACGACCAGGGCTACACGACGGCCATGCTGCGCTCGGGTTCGGTGATGGCGGCTGTCACGTCGACTCCGGAGCCGGTGCAGGGCTGCTCGGTGACGCCGCTCGGAGTGATGCGCTACCGCGCGGTGGCGAGCCCGTCGTTTCTCGCGAGGTTCAGGGGCGACGGCGGCCTCGCCTCGTGGCTGCCGACCGCGCCGCATCTCGACTTCGACCGCCGGGACGACCTGCAGCAGGGGTTCCTCCGCCAGCTGGTTCCGGATGCCCCGGCCCTCCCTGCCCCGCGGCACTATGTGCCGACCTCGGCCGACTTCGCCCGCGCGATCGTGGCGGGGCTCGGCTGGGGGATGCTGCCCGAGCAGCAGTGCGGGGCGGAGCTCGGCCGCGGCGACCTCGAAGAGTTGGCCCCGCACCTGCCCGCCGACGTGCCACTGTTCTGGCAGCGCTGGAACCTGGCGTCGACTCTACTCGACGGTCTGACCGTGGCGGTGCGGCGGGCGGCCGCGACGAGTCTCCGCGCGGCCTGA
- a CDS encoding TetR family transcriptional regulator, which produces MTGSSQPRGRPPASSREEIEAKAIALFLERGFAATTVTAIAAACGVSKTSFFRYYSSKSDIVWLAFDVHIARLRSLLAESDPSVPALTAVRLAVVEALTGDADEQGIWMRRFRLIDTSPELRDGESAHWILWADAVSDFLVERIGCPADHVVPPVVSGAVQSLFLAQLRSWLPLSEPAGMLTRRLDAELGPLCEALQPWVDESCGAPVS; this is translated from the coding sequence ATGACCGGTTCTTCCCAACCGCGTGGTCGGCCCCCTGCCTCGAGTCGTGAAGAGATCGAGGCGAAGGCGATCGCCCTCTTTCTCGAACGCGGGTTCGCGGCCACCACCGTCACGGCGATCGCCGCCGCCTGCGGCGTCAGCAAGACCAGCTTCTTCCGGTACTACTCCTCGAAATCCGACATCGTCTGGCTCGCCTTCGATGTGCACATCGCCCGGTTGCGTTCCCTCCTCGCCGAGTCAGACCCCTCGGTTCCAGCCCTCACGGCCGTTCGTCTGGCCGTCGTCGAAGCCCTCACCGGCGACGCAGACGAGCAGGGCATCTGGATGCGGCGGTTCCGGCTCATCGACACCTCTCCGGAACTCCGTGACGGGGAGTCGGCGCACTGGATCCTCTGGGCCGACGCGGTGTCCGACTTCCTGGTGGAGCGCATCGGATGCCCGGCCGACCATGTCGTGCCGCCGGTGGTCAGCGGGGCCGTGCAGTCGCTGTTCCTCGCCCAGCTCCGCAGTTGGCTGCCGCTCTCGGAGCCGGCGGGAATGCTCACCCGCCGGCTCGACGCGGAGCTCGGCCCGCTCTGCGAGGCCCTGCAGCCGTGGGTGGACGAGTCGTGCGGGGCACCCGTCTCCTGA
- a CDS encoding LysE/ArgO family amino acid transporter, whose protein sequence is MPASETLLPALLGLLTGLSLIIAIGAQNAFVLRLGIEGRGRMIAVVVSICALSDAVLIVAGTLGIGALIAAAPAVLVVIRVVGSGFLIVYGLFAAYRAFHPKALVPDADGAAGADGAAGAPRARLSTAVLTALALTWLNPHVYLDTVIFLGSVANQQGVAERWWWVAGAILASFLWFFGLGFGARLLRPVFARPGAWRVLDALIAVVMLGLGIRMALGA, encoded by the coding sequence GTGCCTGCATCCGAGACCCTCCTGCCCGCCCTCCTCGGCCTCCTCACCGGGCTCTCGCTGATCATCGCCATCGGCGCGCAGAACGCCTTCGTGCTGCGGCTCGGCATCGAGGGGCGGGGCCGGATGATCGCTGTCGTCGTCTCGATCTGCGCCCTCTCCGACGCAGTCCTCATCGTCGCAGGAACGCTCGGCATCGGCGCCCTGATCGCGGCGGCACCGGCCGTGCTCGTGGTCATCCGTGTCGTCGGCTCGGGGTTCCTCATCGTGTACGGCCTCTTCGCGGCGTACCGCGCCTTCCACCCGAAGGCGCTCGTCCCGGACGCAGACGGCGCAGCCGGTGCGGACGGCGCAGCAGGCGCGCCCCGCGCGCGTCTCTCGACCGCCGTGCTCACCGCTCTCGCCCTTACCTGGCTGAACCCGCACGTCTACCTCGACACCGTGATCTTCCTCGGCTCCGTGGCGAACCAGCAGGGTGTCGCTGAGCGCTGGTGGTGGGTCGCCGGGGCGATCCTCGCCAGCTTCCTCTGGTTCTTCGGCCTCGGCTTCGGCGCGAGACTCCTCCGCCCCGTCTTCGCCCGCCCCGGCGCCTGGCGTGTGCTCGACGCGCTGATCGCCGTCGTGATGCTCGGGCTCGGCATCCGGATGGCGCTCGGCGCCTGA
- a CDS encoding alpha/beta fold hydrolase, giving the protein MLTVGGLEFRVVQSALEGRVSRPVFVIVHGIGSSHRYGTRLQDELALAGESLSLDLPGFGGTATPGHPLTIEAYATLLGRVFDALHLVDAVLIGHSMGAQIVVELALQRPDLVSHLVLVGPVVNPERDTLRQQTLDLAEDSLREPFSVKRIAFADTVRAGIRWFLRETRPMLAYPMLERLARLRLPVLVVRGADDRLAPSDWCADLAGSVPGGRLVEVRGQRHVVHLTAARVVAAWVIAFAAPGPSSTPVRPAADSASRAAEGDPAAGGSAPGGVAACPGNAADADGEQA; this is encoded by the coding sequence GTGCTCACCGTCGGAGGGCTTGAGTTCCGGGTGGTGCAGAGTGCGCTCGAGGGCCGGGTGAGCCGTCCGGTCTTCGTGATCGTGCACGGCATCGGCTCCTCGCACCGCTACGGCACGCGCCTGCAGGACGAGCTCGCGCTGGCCGGGGAGTCGCTCTCCCTCGATCTGCCCGGTTTCGGCGGGACGGCGACCCCCGGGCATCCGCTCACCATCGAGGCGTATGCGACCCTGCTCGGCCGGGTCTTCGACGCGCTGCACCTGGTGGATGCCGTGCTGATCGGGCACTCCATGGGGGCGCAGATCGTGGTGGAGCTCGCCCTGCAGCGACCCGACCTCGTCTCGCACCTGGTGCTGGTCGGGCCGGTGGTGAACCCGGAGCGGGACACCCTGCGGCAGCAGACCCTCGACCTGGCCGAGGACAGCCTGCGGGAACCGTTCTCCGTCAAACGGATCGCGTTCGCGGACACGGTGCGGGCGGGCATCCGCTGGTTCCTGCGGGAGACGCGGCCGATGCTCGCCTACCCGATGCTGGAGCGTCTCGCGCGGCTGCGGCTGCCCGTGCTGGTCGTGCGGGGGGCGGATGACCGGCTCGCGCCGAGCGACTGGTGCGCCGACCTGGCGGGGTCGGTGCCCGGCGGCCGGCTGGTGGAGGTGCGCGGGCAGCGGCACGTGGTGCACCTCACGGCGGCGCGCGTGGTGGCGGCGTGGGTGATCGCGTTCGCGGCGCCCGGGCCGTCCAGCACGCCAGTGCGCCCGGCTGCGGATTCGGCGTCCCGCGCTGCCGAAGGAGATCCGGCTGCGGGAGGTTCGGCCCCAGGAGGGGTTGCCGCGTGTCCGGGAAACGCGGCGGACGCCGACGGCGAGCAGGCGTGA